Proteins co-encoded in one Streptococcus parauberis NCFD 2020 genomic window:
- a CDS encoding response regulator transcription factor — translation MIKILLVEDDLSLSNSIFDFLDDFADVLQVFDGDEGLYEAESGVYDLILLDLMLPEKDGFQVLKELREKDIHTAVLIMTAKESLDDKGHGFELGADDYLTKPFYLEELKMRIQALLKRSGKLMDSSLYYKNLKVDTERNVVTVDEKEVELLGKEFELLVYFLQNQNVILPKSQIFDRIWGFDSDTTISVVEVYVSKIRKKLKGTKFVADLQTLRSVGYILKTNE, via the coding sequence ATGATAAAAATATTATTAGTCGAAGATGATTTGAGTTTGTCCAATTCAATATTTGATTTTTTAGATGACTTTGCTGATGTCTTACAAGTTTTTGATGGTGATGAGGGGCTTTATGAGGCTGAAAGTGGTGTCTATGACTTAATTTTGCTTGATTTAATGCTTCCAGAAAAAGATGGTTTTCAAGTTTTAAAAGAACTTAGGGAAAAAGATATTCATACAGCTGTGTTAATCATGACCGCTAAAGAGAGTCTTGATGATAAAGGTCATGGTTTTGAATTAGGAGCTGATGATTATTTAACTAAGCCGTTTTATCTTGAAGAATTGAAGATGCGCATCCAAGCATTACTCAAACGTTCTGGCAAGCTGATGGACAGTAGTCTATATTATAAAAATCTAAAAGTTGATACAGAACGTAATGTCGTTACTGTTGATGAGAAGGAAGTGGAATTACTTGGAAAAGAGTTTGAATTACTTGTTTATTTCCTTCAAAATCAAAACGTTATTTTGCCAAAATCACAGATATTTGATCGAATTTGGGGATTTGATAGTGATACAACAATTTCAGTCGTAGAAGTTTATGTTTCAAAAATACGAAAAAAATTGAAGGGAACAAAATTTGTTGCTGATTTACAAACTCTTCGGAGCGTTGGCTACATTTTAAAAACAAATGAATAA
- the pstB gene encoding phosphate ABC transporter ATP-binding protein PstB, whose product MTEYNWNERHIMTFPEEKIALSTKELHVYYAGNEAIKGIDMQFEKNKITALIGPSGCGKSTYLRSLNRMNDTIDIAKVTGEINYHGIDINSPEMNVFEVRKNIGMVFQRPNPFAKSIYRNITFAHERAGVKDKQILDEIVETSLKQAALWNQVKDDLHKSAFTLSGGQQQRLCIARAISVKPDILLMDEPASALDPIATMQLEETMFDLKKNYTIIIVTHNMQQAARASDYTAFFYLGDLIEYDKTRNIFQNAQCKSTNDYVSGHFG is encoded by the coding sequence ATGACTGAATATAATTGGAATGAACGTCATATCATGACCTTCCCTGAGGAAAAAATTGCTTTATCTACAAAAGAATTACACGTCTATTATGCAGGTAATGAAGCGATCAAAGGGATTGATATGCAGTTTGAAAAAAACAAAATTACGGCTCTTATTGGCCCTTCTGGTTGTGGTAAATCAACATATCTCAGAAGTTTGAATAGAATGAATGATACCATCGATATTGCTAAAGTTACTGGTGAGATTAATTATCATGGTATTGATATCAATAGTCCAGAAATGAATGTTTTTGAAGTTAGAAAAAATATTGGAATGGTTTTTCAACGTCCAAATCCTTTTGCAAAATCAATATATCGTAATATCACTTTTGCTCATGAGCGTGCTGGGGTTAAAGATAAACAGATCTTAGATGAGATTGTTGAAACTTCATTAAAACAAGCAGCACTTTGGAATCAGGTAAAGGATGACCTACACAAATCAGCGTTTACCTTATCTGGTGGACAACAACAGAGATTATGTATTGCAAGAGCAATTTCAGTGAAACCTGATATCTTATTAATGGACGAACCTGCATCAGCATTGGATCCTATTGCAACTATGCAATTAGAGGAAACAATGTTTGATTTGAAAAAAAACTATACAATTATCATTGTTACTCATAATATGCAGCAAGCTGCTCGTGCAAGTGATTATACAGCATTTTTCTATTTGGGTGACCTGATTGAATATGATAAAACACGCAATATTTTCCAAAATGCTCAATGTAAATCAACAAATGATTACGTATCAGGTCATTTTGGATAG
- the pstB gene encoding phosphate ABC transporter ATP-binding protein PstB has protein sequence MTEPILQVKDLSVYYNKKKTLNNVSLDFFPNEITALIGPSGSGKSTLLRAINRMSDLNPEVTVTGTIIYNGHNIYSPRTDTVDLRKEIGMVFQQPNPFPMSIYENVVYGLRLKGIKDKQVLDQAVESSLKGASIWVEVKDRLHDSALSLSGGQQQRVCVARVLATSPKIILLDEPTSALDPISAGKIEETLFELKKEYTLVVVTRSMQQASRLSDRTGFFLAGDLLEVGNTKTMFMNPKRKETEDYISGKFG, from the coding sequence ATGACAGAACCAATATTACAAGTTAAAGACTTATCTGTTTACTATAACAAGAAGAAAACATTAAATAATGTATCTTTGGATTTTTTCCCTAATGAAATTACAGCCTTGATTGGCCCTTCTGGATCTGGTAAATCAACTTTGTTACGTGCTATTAACCGCATGAGTGATTTGAATCCAGAAGTTACAGTTACAGGAACAATCATTTATAATGGACATAATATTTATAGTCCTCGAACTGATACAGTAGATTTAAGAAAAGAAATTGGGATGGTATTCCAACAACCAAATCCATTTCCAATGTCAATCTATGAAAATGTTGTTTATGGTCTTCGTTTAAAAGGTATCAAAGATAAACAAGTTCTTGACCAAGCTGTTGAATCCTCATTAAAAGGAGCTTCAATTTGGGTTGAAGTTAAGGATCGCTTGCATGATTCAGCCTTAAGTTTATCTGGTGGACAGCAACAACGTGTTTGTGTTGCTAGAGTATTAGCAACTAGTCCAAAAATTATTTTATTAGATGAGCCTACCTCAGCATTAGACCCAATTTCAGCCGGAAAAATTGAAGAAACTTTATTTGAATTAAAAAAAGAATATACTTTAGTAGTTGTAACTCGTTCAATGCAACAAGCTTCTCGATTATCTGACCGAACAGGATTTTTCCTTGCCGGCGATTTACTTGAAGTCGGTAATACGAAAACAATGTTTATGAATCCTAAGAGAAAAGAAACCGAAGATTATATTTCTGGTAAATTCGGATAA
- the phoU gene encoding phosphate signaling complex protein PhoU — MLRSKFDEELDKLHNQFYSMGTEVLAQINKTVRAFVSHDRDLAKEVIEEDDTINEFETKLEKKSLEIIALQQPVSNDLRTVITVLKASSDIERMGDHASSIAKATIRMKGEERLPLVEEQINLMGKAVKHMVEDALNAYINGDDKKAYEIAAHDEIIDNYFRDIQALAVEEIRKTPDAVFAGKEYFQVLMYLERIGDYARNICEWIVYLKTGKIIEL, encoded by the coding sequence ATGCTTAGAAGTAAATTTGATGAAGAATTAGACAAATTACATAATCAATTTTATTCAATGGGGACAGAAGTTTTAGCACAAATTAATAAAACTGTTCGCGCCTTTGTTAGTCATGATCGTGATTTAGCAAAAGAAGTCATTGAAGAAGATGATACTATTAACGAATTCGAAACCAAACTTGAGAAGAAATCACTTGAAATTATTGCTTTACAACAGCCTGTTTCAAATGATTTACGTACTGTTATCACTGTTCTTAAAGCATCAAGTGATATTGAACGTATGGGTGACCATGCTTCGTCAATTGCAAAAGCAACAATTCGTATGAAGGGTGAAGAAAGATTACCACTTGTTGAAGAACAAATTAACTTAATGGGTAAAGCTGTTAAACACATGGTTGAGGATGCTTTAAATGCCTATATCAACGGTGATGATAAAAAAGCATACGAAATTGCTGCACATGATGAAATCATTGATAATTATTTCCGTGATATTCAAGCATTAGCAGTTGAAGAAATTAGAAAAACTCCAGATGCTGTTTTTGCAGGGAAAGAATACTTCCAAGTGCTTATGTATTTGGAAAGAATCGGTGACTATGCTCGTAATATTTGTGAGTGGATTGTTTACCTTAAAACTGGAAAAATTATTGAATTATAA
- a CDS encoding M1 family metallopeptidase has translation MNKVEHLIEKFSPENYNLFLDINRENKTFTGNVAINGEAFDNHISFHQKDLELHSILLDNEDLVFSVDHANEAVHVELPTTGTMTVVIEFSGIITDNMTGIYPSYYTIDGKSKEVISTQFESHFAREAFPCIDEPQAKATFDLSIKFDQKESEIVISNMPETNVELRQETGIWIFDTTPRMSSYLLAFGLGDLHGVTAKSKGGTEVGVFATKAHPTSSLEFSLNIAVRIIDFYEEYFGVSYPIPQSYNLALPDFSSGAMENWGLITYREIYLLVDKNSTASSRQQVALVVAHELAHQWFGNLVTMKWWDDLWLNESFANMMEYVSVDAIEPAWKIFEDFQTGGVPLALKRDATDGVQSVHVGVNHPDEINTLFDPAIVYAKGSRLMHMLRRWIGDQIFAKGLKIYFDKHQYGNTVGRDLWNALAEASGKDVAAFMDAWLEQPGYPVLTVKVENDSLVLSQEQFFIGDHQEQNRIWPIPLNSSWTGIPDTLTEETLVIPNFSLIAKQNQGPLRFNTENTAHYITNYQGQLFENLVDHLEQLDNTSLLQLIQERRLLAESGMISYAQLVEFISAFKAEKSYMVASAVHQVLTGLGNFVDEDSDEEKALHQLIQSIYQADYERLGFEKKENESDEDEMVRQIVLNQLILTGQVDVLEKAKVVYQEHQSDIAQLPAAIRRFVLINKIKYFEDEVAVDHLFDTYIHTNNNNIRLDIAAALSKTHQDLTLRRIQASMKDKAIVKPQDLAMWYSALLSQPFTQEKIWEWARQDWEWIKAALGGDMSFDRFVIYPANHFKTAQRLAEYKAFFEPKLDDMAISRNIKMGINEISARVDLIDKEKAAVSQALLAL, from the coding sequence ATGAACAAAGTAGAACATTTGATCGAGAAATTTAGTCCTGAAAATTATAATTTATTTTTAGACATTAATCGTGAAAATAAGACCTTCACTGGGAATGTAGCCATTAATGGTGAAGCATTTGATAACCATATTTCGTTTCATCAAAAAGATTTAGAGCTTCATTCTATTCTATTAGATAACGAAGATCTTGTATTTTCAGTGGATCATGCAAATGAAGCAGTCCATGTTGAATTACCTACAACTGGTACAATGACAGTTGTCATTGAATTCTCCGGTATTATCACTGACAATATGACAGGAATTTACCCATCATACTATACAATTGACGGTAAAAGTAAAGAAGTCATTTCTACTCAATTTGAAAGTCATTTTGCTCGCGAAGCTTTCCCATGTATTGATGAACCACAAGCTAAAGCAACGTTTGACTTAAGCATCAAATTTGATCAAAAAGAATCTGAAATTGTTATTTCTAATATGCCGGAAACCAATGTGGAATTGCGACAAGAAACTGGTATCTGGATTTTCGATACAACACCTCGCATGTCCTCTTATCTACTCGCATTTGGTTTAGGTGATTTACATGGTGTCACTGCTAAATCCAAAGGTGGAACAGAAGTTGGTGTATTTGCGACTAAAGCACATCCTACTTCATCATTAGAGTTTTCATTAAATATTGCTGTTCGTATTATTGATTTTTATGAAGAGTATTTTGGTGTTTCATATCCAATTCCTCAATCTTATAATCTTGCCTTACCCGATTTTTCTTCAGGAGCAATGGAAAACTGGGGCTTAATCACTTATCGTGAAATCTATTTATTAGTTGATAAAAATTCAACAGCATCAAGCCGTCAGCAAGTAGCACTAGTAGTAGCTCATGAGTTAGCTCACCAATGGTTTGGTAATTTAGTTACTATGAAATGGTGGGATGATTTATGGTTGAACGAAAGTTTTGCTAACATGATGGAATATGTATCAGTTGATGCAATTGAACCAGCTTGGAAAATTTTTGAAGATTTCCAAACTGGTGGAGTTCCACTTGCGCTAAAACGTGACGCTACTGATGGCGTTCAATCAGTTCATGTAGGTGTTAACCATCCAGATGAAATTAATACACTTTTTGATCCAGCAATTGTTTATGCAAAAGGAAGTCGTTTAATGCATATGCTGAGACGTTGGATTGGTGATCAAATTTTTGCAAAAGGTTTGAAAATTTACTTTGATAAGCACCAGTATGGAAACACAGTCGGTAGAGACTTGTGGAATGCCTTAGCTGAAGCTTCTGGAAAAGATGTTGCAGCCTTTATGGATGCTTGGTTAGAACAGCCTGGATATCCAGTCTTAACAGTAAAAGTTGAAAATGATTCATTGGTACTTAGTCAAGAGCAGTTCTTTATTGGGGATCACCAAGAACAAAACAGAATTTGGCCAATTCCTTTAAATAGCTCATGGACTGGTATTCCTGACACCTTGACAGAAGAAACTTTAGTGATTCCTAACTTTAGTCTAATTGCAAAGCAAAATCAAGGACCACTACGTTTTAATACAGAAAATACTGCTCACTATATTACTAATTATCAAGGCCAATTATTTGAAAATCTAGTTGATCATCTTGAACAATTGGATAACACCAGTCTACTCCAATTAATTCAAGAGCGTCGCTTATTAGCAGAGAGTGGAATGATATCATATGCCCAATTGGTAGAATTCATTTCAGCCTTTAAAGCCGAAAAATCATATATGGTTGCATCAGCAGTTCACCAAGTATTAACAGGTCTTGGAAATTTCGTTGATGAAGATTCTGATGAAGAAAAAGCTTTACACCAATTAATTCAATCAATTTACCAAGCTGATTATGAACGTCTTGGATTTGAGAAAAAAGAAAATGAATCAGATGAAGACGAAATGGTCCGTCAGATTGTTTTAAATCAGCTAATTCTTACAGGTCAAGTAGATGTTTTAGAGAAAGCCAAAGTAGTTTATCAAGAGCATCAATCAGACATTGCTCAATTGCCTGCTGCAATTCGTCGTTTTGTTTTGATTAACAAAATTAAATATTTTGAAGATGAAGTAGCTGTTGATCATTTGTTTGATACCTATATTCACACAAATAATAACAATATTCGTTTGGATATTGCGGCAGCTTTATCAAAAACTCATCAAGACCTAACTTTGAGACGAATTCAAGCCAGCATGAAAGACAAAGCTATCGTTAAACCTCAAGATTTAGCAATGTGGTATAGTGCCTTATTAAGTCAGCCATTTACTCAAGAAAAAATATGGGAATGGGCTCGTCAAGATTGGGAATGGATTAAAGCGGCCTTGGGTGGCGATATGAGTTTCGACCGTTTCGTTATTTACCCTGCTAACCACTTTAAAACTGCTCAACGTTTAGCTGAGTATAAAGCTTTCTTCGAGCCTAAGTTAGATGATATGGCAATAAGTCGTAATATTAAAATGGGTATCAATGAAATTTCTGCTCGTGTTGATTTAATTGATAAAGAAAAAGCAGCGGTTTCTCAAGCCTTATTAGCATTATAA